A window of Metopolophium dirhodum isolate CAU chromosome 6, ASM1992520v1, whole genome shotgun sequence genomic DNA:
ACAACAATATGGCAAGAAAAGACAATGATCAAaggataataaatttaaaaaaaatatgtaaataataaaatgtaattcaattagAAACATAGTTAAAGAATTTTAACATAAACAAAATGATTAACaatttgtaaacaaataatagttgtataataataaataaaaaagaactaTATCAGTCACAGTTTTGAGTGAACAATTATATTCAATTgaactaattataaaaaaatgtaatttattttagtttgcatctaaaaaaaaaatgcttaatgCCATTAAAATCACAATCATAAATCTAAATAGCAgtcttcaaaaaataattttgtagtataACTCATACACTCCTTGTATTTTTACTGTACttgtaatattaagaaaaactgCAATTGCAAATTatgtgaaaattgtatttaggaatttcaaatatatgtatgttttttttttatatattgacaaacataataatattatatgaatgtaagtatacatttatgtattggaatatcataataaataaatatgatcaCAAGTAGCatcaattttacaaataaaaattattgcataactggaaataaataataaaattgttttaataactgagcaaattcattattaaattataatacctgaTAATAAATTTGCAAGTAGTctataaaaaagcaataaaGTAGTGGCCAAAGATTTTGATCGATGAGTACACAACTACACtgttataaaaaatcaaaatgctGTTGATATAAcagtaaaatacttattaaatgaCACTTATACAttgaatactaattaataattctatatCTATAAACGTCTGTgcttttcatattaattatttaatactcatAAGAAGTATActttagaataaatattatatcaaggtcaatttaaaatttttattagacATTTAGAATTGCAAATTGAAAACCATTTACTAGAtttcattgttaaaatatttgtttcaaataaaaactaattaaaattgttttttttgtatgaataaacaatttgaaaagaaaaaataggagtatctaataataaattataatatgtttagtatgacactgtaatgaaaaataaaatgttcatacatttaaaaaatgaggAGTCAAATCCAATTGGAAtataaacacatcattataaagattttaatttgttaataagtaatagtCAGTATTCAGACACTTGTTGCTAAACTTGCACGTCTTTTAGGTGTAAATATCACATTGTCTTCAATTGCTGCACatctaataaaaacaaaaaacaaaaattataaaaatataaattgtatacattaaaaaCCATCAAACTACAAACATAGAGAttgtttagatataataatatatggaaatACTTGAATTTAAAGAGAatcttgttaaaaaaaattagaaattactacaaatataataatggaaggttatcatattattacgtttGATTTTTTGGTAAGTGGTTCTCATTAAGAGTATTTAAATGGgatgataaaatatgttagAATCTGAAAATTTAtttaggaataaaaaaaatccaaaaatcaatAAGATAAGAGCATAAGCACTCTTGGTGAATCATCAATTTGACTCTAATTTTTATCACATTAATGTGTCTTTTGATActctagaatattatttttcaagtttgaaaTTCTACGGATATTCCTATGTACGATGAtccaacaaaattatatttataggtaaaaaattctacatgataaatatttgtataaatttaaaatgataaaattactttttgcaATTTGAGGCTATGCTTATTATCTTGTTTTTGTGACTTTTCAATAGTGTTTGCTTCCTTCTATACCgtgccattttttttattataggatgaacaaataataataaccctgACAATGCAATGAATAATCCTGCTAGATAAAAAGATAAGTCATAACTTTCTGTTATATCAAATAGACCACCTACAACaacaaaatacatacatatttaattatttacattttacattatataaaatcaaacacTGTTTATATTGTACTAACCAGCTAAAGGGGGTCCGATCAAATTCGCGATTCCTTGTACCAATAGCAGAACACCATAAGCATTGGTGAATCGTTCTAAGGAGATGATTTCAACTAATATGATTGAGGTGAATGAATAATTTGCGGAAATAAATAGGCCAAAAAACCCAGATAAAATACCCAAACTTAAATAACTTCCAAACAATGGAACTAATGCAATGACTAGACCACAGAGTACCATTGAAACTGCATATACCATGTTGGCGTTAACCCAAGCTTTATCACCAGCCCACCCTAACAATATCTaagacaaaaaacaattttataaaatgagtttaagttgtattattattaattaaatttacctCTCCAAACATATTTAGTATTCCTATCAAGCTGATTAAGTATGATGCGTCTTCATTGGTGTGTCCTTTCTTTATAGCCAAGTCAGCAATGTAAACATATGGTACATCATACCATGTATACAGCAGGAAATTTGATATTGCAAACAATAGGAAGGGCATGTTTTTGAAGTGAGAAAAATCCATCATATCAAGTAGTAGGTACCATAGTTCCCAAAGTCCAGCTGACCACTATTAatcacatttaataaaaattaatgatgtcaacattataaattatagaattatttgTAATAGGTACTTCATGTTTTTCTTTAGCGATTGTTGTCATTGAGTTGCGGTAAATATTTGGACAAGACGATGCTCTTAGTCTATATCTGTTTATATTGAGCATTGCGCCTCTATATGTTAACGAATGTctgtaataaaattgttttggttgtaaataaaatcaatcaatgatgataaatttaaaataacttacctATGAATCTTAATATCTTGAAGATAAGCAGTTTGAAGACGTTTAACTTGTGGGTTATCTTTTTTTATCCACCAATCATAATcgccattttttaaaataatattagtaccaTTATTGATTTTCATTATACCGACTTGATTACATTTACCACTGGCAGCATCTGTTTTATTTTCTTGGTGATCTAATAACTTTTGAATACCAAGAATTTGATTGATGTGTAAACCTTGTGTCGGTGACATATTacccttgaaaaaaaaataataaatatcatcacAGAGTGATCCTTGaactaatcaaaaatataagagCTCTTATCCAGGGATATAATATTCTAACAAAATAGAAAGCTAAAAAAGTATGTGCACGGTGTTTACCGATTCGTTGATGCGTCCGCTGTCGCTGAAACTCTTAGAGGGTATTAGCAAACTCGGGTAGTTTTGGACGAGCACGGAGTAGAGTTGCTTTTTCTGAGTGAGTGCCTCGAGCACCTCCAGCGGGACGTGCTCGTGATTATTGACAAACGTGGGCAAGTCGACTAGGGAATTGCATAGCCGCTGGTCTTTGGCAGCGCAGTCGAGCAGGCCGCCCCTGCCGACCAATTGTGCCGCCATATCACCTCCTCCGTCTTGTTCCTGGAGGAACGACACGACACCACCACCGGGATGAGTTAGGACAGCCGCTTCGTCCTTGCCGGCGCCGCCACCGGAAGTCGGGGACGACGGTAGCTGTGTGTGCTGGGAATGCCGGTCGTAGCTGGCGGTGGACTTTAGCCGTCGCTTCTGGAGCCGGGCGTTCTTCTTGCGCTTCCACTCGTTCTGGGCCCGCTCCTTGGTCCAAGGCAGGTCGCGCATCAGCATGCCAAACACGCAAAGGTTGAGGAACAGCCCGGCCAGGATGAGCGTGCAGCCGCGCCATCCGTAGTAGCTGAGCAGCTCGTGGTTGAGCGGCGCGAAGATGAACGTGCCGATGCCGCTGCCGCACACGGACAGCCCGGTGGCCATGGACCGTTTCTTGTCGAAGTAGTACGCGACAATGACGACGGCCGCCACGTAGCACAGCGACAGCCCGAACCCGGATATGAGACCGAACGTTATGAACAGCGTGAACAATGAGTCGGCAAACGCGGATATGACGAACCCGGTGGACGCGATTATCGCTCCGATGACGGTCACCTTCTGGCATCCGTATCGGTCGGTCAGGAAGCTGGCTATGGGCCCGGACAGCAAGGGCACGGCCATGAACAGGGACCCGATCCAGGCCGTCTTGCTTTTGCCCTCCTCGAAGTACTTCTCGAACTCGATAAATATGACGCCGAACGAGAACGTCACGCCGTCCGCGATCATGTTCACCATGAACGAAGCGAACACGACCACCCAGCCCCAGCCGCCATCCGGGGCCTGATTGTGCAGGtccgaagacgacgacgacgatgacgaatCGTCCGAATCAGTGGCGGTGGTCGTCGGCGTGTACGAAGCATACGAATCGTGTACGCGGTGGTGATGTTTGGAACAGCCGCCCCCGCCGCTGCTGCTGTCGTCGTCCGTCGGTTCGTCGTTCTTGTAGAACGTAACGTGGTTCCTATTTTCTacggttattttattattactcttATCGTTACTACAATTGCTACTCCTATTACTGTTATTGTCGCCGCTGTTCCGCGACCCGGACGGTTTGTAGCGACGCTCGTTGTCGTCCGACTGCTCACCAACATTATACTTAACGCGTCTAAAGAGATCACTAGTTTCTTCTGGGATGCAACCGTTCGCGTTTTTCAATGCGATGTGCTCGGCTTCCGTTTGTTGCTCGGCCGCGTCGTCGACGTTGTCCGCCATTCCGTCAACTCGCGTTGTTTACTTCTGCGCTTTCTCGCCCCGATTCTCCTCATGCGGCTACTTCTTGGGGATGCGTTCTTGACGGCCAGACGACGATCACCGTCGCAGCGGTGATTGTGGTCGTGATCTTTCAAGGGTCTGTATGCAAACGTGGTTTCCATGCGgtttaatttttggaaatttcaAGGCTTCTAAGTAACTGTCTTTTCCAGACACCTGCAACAAAATCGCATACAAAACAATTACAAACACATTTCGTTCatgacttattttttttaaattacgcgaatttaatatattatcatcgcattcttaattaattttatcgtgCACGCGATCGGCCTCCTAATCTAAATTGTCGACTGCATTAATATTATTCCCTAACTATAGCGTATCACGAAGGTGTGCATATTTTCAGTCTACTGCAAATATAGTGGTCGAGATAATATAGTACCCAACAATaaggattatattatgtaaggtaTCTCATCGTCTATCACTAAATCTATGAACTACCtacgaatattaatttcataagtgtgaatatatataatacgtatatgattatctaatacattttttattatattacctatcatttttatatgatttatgcCCACCTCTCATTAGTTTTTTAGAAACTCTAACCATTGTCTTTTATATAATGGACCTACTCACAACACTCATATCCATATATTCAACTTCATCTAGCTACAACTTTTCTTACACACCAAATCTTTATATATTCTTCAGTTATCTTGCACAAGTatcctaaatattttaacttcttaacttaaattatatcttAGGTTCTGATTATAAGCTTCATTACGTCAATTTCATCTTACCACACTAGCAATTGTATAAgcctactttaaaatattttaatattgtaaattgtttgtgcattttaaaatactcataactcataacttgctaattaaaatccaaaaaaaaacctatgaggTTCACTAGAATCATCTACCTTTAAATGTTacaagaggtcaattcactctaatttttaaactaacagagctaaacgtgatctgctgaaaatacaatttggtatgttatTCGTTTGTAGAAGGAGAAACGCATGGGGGTGTAACGCTCTCCTCTTAACAgttaatctaaaatatgtacctacataatgttatattctaCAGCACAATAATCACATTTTATATAATGCGAAAATATGATTCAGTATTTCAGTGATGAAAGTTGTACATTGGCGGACAAGTGACAACCCCAGGGATAATTTTAGGGGGAGTGTATAGGCCCCAACAGTTCCTTTTCATGCAATCAggcgtattataatgtatagccTATATAGTTAGGTTACCTAAAATTTGATCGAGGTGAGACCATTTATATGGGAATTCGAGTGATTGCTAAAAACGCCACATTTAAAATAGTGAATTACATATTCTATAAAGAACACATCGTTTccctttatattgtatacgaaaatatgtttattttatgtcaaCTACTCAACTACGTTGAAACTTGGCAAtgtttttgcaaaaaatatattgaaaattatgtaCAACTTTGATGTTTTGCCAAATTTGATGGGTGAACACTGAATAGATATGCCAATCTTCTATGAAAATTTGCACAATATATTTGTGAACATTgtcagtaaataataaattatttttagaccaATGAATATGTCAAACCAGGTGTATTCGTAATTTGGAACATGTTCcgattttgtacaaatataaaatattacataattgtaaattattaaaattcaaacaacgCTGCtatatttgttgaataaaataatagattattcaacatattttttaaatttaattaagaatttaattgttaattactGCTTTTATAGTCTATTGTTTGAATTAATTAgatgttttttaaatacaccACACGCATTCATAGAATTAATGACACAGCCTAAACATACCTAAAACTTTACCTATAGAGGTCTACATAGAGAAAGAAGTAGAGCATAAAATGCTCAATTAGCGTTTACTAAAAACAaaagtagtatattattataaaactttgaaagtataaaattatattcaagcaataatattataatgattttattacaattcacacatagtttattattatttattatattttcgaataacattggtgttttattaaataagtcAATAGTCATACTTAATGAATGGCTCCATGATGTCATgtcaaacacaataatattataccataaaaaataaacgttcccacaaggtaaaaaaattatgaattgttaatactattatactaatgaataaagatataacatgtTATATCATAAAAGGTATAAtagtagataaaataaaaaatacttcttCCAATTTTAATCATTAGTAGCATTGTATTCAACTCAAAAATTAAACGAGTTTAATATAATCTACAATAGGTTAActgaaacaattataattaagcCACCGAGTAATTCTTGTTAAACAGTGACTACAAGTTAGTATTATAGCTGACCATTTGTAAAACTACTGTGTATACGGTaccaagtataaaaataatatttaaaatgatagcAGTTATCGCAGTGCAATCACATTTCCTGTTaaagaaacgaaaaaaaattctctACCTCCACTTAAATGTGTAACTAGGAATAGAACCTATGCaacgaaataatttactatcacataaattaacattataccTATTTCCTATTATCTCTTTCGGTGTTCATTGAAAttaatgagaatattataattaattgtgaaatatcttgatttattattttgataagcGATTAGAGATTGATATTCAAGCatcaattacaaatattaacaaatatctACTACACAATtcatttattaaactttaatagagttttaatttgaaatagtttttagAATCATTAAACGTTAAGCTTAAATTATTGACCTCGACAATATTGTTGAAACCGAGAGgaacataaaatattcactagtcataaatatgatgataatatataatataaatacgtaatatacgatatacaatatacttatagtctaatattacacatatttgttttaaataatgtatatgtgttgtttataaattatattctatataagtCATAATAAAGGAGTAAAGGACAGGATACAGAGATAAGAATGTCGGGAACTCGACAACCGTGTGACAGACGATGTGCTgtcaatctataatattaaataataatgataaatcatctcattagaaaaaaacaattgtaaacGTACATAGCTTGGATAAAACAGTGCTCGGGAAACACAGCTTCCAAATTTGTCaaggttattttttatacatagataaacAATACGGAGAAAATGTCCAATAATCTAAAAtgagattttataataaatgtgtttgtttattactatcaattaattttgaataaataaaaaaataaataaaagctcATTGcctcattatataatattataataagtgtaacaaacaaatatttatttattttttattcttaacaaGGGACTActaacagtaggtacctataaagactataaactattaatagcAAACAATAACTATAGATTTATGACAACGtagaaaaaatatgtattaagtcAAGTAGTATtctcaaacaaaaatatgtactttgACCAGTACAAGTACCACTACCTCGTCGTGGTCAACATGaactttgattaaaattattatattggtataaattaacaataagttAACAATCCACTAAaagaattttatttcatttttttggaTAGGCCAATTGGAATAATAGATACAATAggttatttaagtttttttgaataatttatcaaagggagtaagttaaattataaataaaataatattaatatattttacccttttataaaattggtgtaacataataaattatgtataatgtatattgtatataaataagtCATCTAAATATTGTACGTTATCATAATGGtatcataatattctaattagatatttatgtaatccttactacataatatgatttagatGACctgtatattgatttattaagaATTGTATACGTGATTGTAATTTCTTAGAGTTTGATAAATaaaagtactaaatatattataatatatacatactaagaaatataatacgtattactaATTTTACCAGTtacattatgtacatttttgtaaacatgagtgtttacaattttgaattcatcattttgttattaaatacaaaaccaAATAAGTTAatcatctaaaatttaaaaaaaatattttaaaacagaaaaaGATACCATGGTAGCAAGTGACTGGGGTAAAAAACTTCTACTATGTGAAATTTGCATACTTGTTTTACGCAACCGTTAAAAAAGCCAGATGgaaacaaatttatttcatgTTATAGTCATGTTTGTCAATATGTTTGGgcataaattgaaattttaagttacataatatatatatttttttaatacgtacATCAAAACGatcagttattatataattgtaaccTCCGCACTCAGACAGTTATACCTACACACCGCTCAAATCTCATCGCCAACACAGTGACGACAATGTGCGCCTCGCGTGGTCCTTTATTCCATTAAGATTTATTTATAGACACGTTTTTGTCCATACCATAAAAACCTAAATATCGTTTCCAGAAATGACAAAAATGTCATAGTTTTTAtggaaattgttaatatttgagACAGGTTATGCCgtatcttatttaaatatttataaaaataagatacctacttactatttatttttttaattttcattaagtcataagaaaaaaaacatgtgCTTTTTAGGGCTAAATATATAACCATCTCCTCTATTAATGTACTTCTTTCGAATTGATAAGTTGTGAATTctgatagtacctatattatcgtaaattatttatttatttcaaataatatattatggactGTGAGtcctattacaataatatgatgatgtatAGTGCATCATGtttaattagttttacaattattaacagAACTCATACCtacgtaatacatattatctgCTTATCTTTAATCTACTATTTTCATAATAGTTGTTGGAATGAAATCTAAGGAATTAAAAGGATGAAAAGATTTTTAGAGACAACGCCGCTCTGTTAACACGTATTAAATAACAGcgatactataaaaataataaacgctattatagtataagcaaaattgattatttaagataaataatgattaaaaaacacattttaaattatcaatgtaATAACATAGTATATACAGATATACTATGTGGCCATATAGGTGTAGccatatatgtattgtatataggtGGTAATGTGGTATAGGCACAGAATATAATAGGTGTagatttatttgtattgttacgTTTTATTGACACCTACTAAAACTGCTATCATACTATTAGCCTAGACAGCCAACACCCATGTGCATTGATTAGCAGTCCATAAATATGTGttggattttaaaatatactataatggaTTTCAATTGTGCGATGCTAGTTTTCCAATTATGCGTTTACTTATCTATAGAGATATGTTTAATACTTCAATCTATTAAGAAAATACAAACACTGTAATAGAAAGCACAATACAttcttataaaagtaaattgaatacaatttcgTCCTTcggttatacaatattatatatacacatttaaaactGTTGACCTTTCTTTAAGAATTTTGAATAGGCACTTTTTTATGTAACAACATAAAACATGGTTTGAAAAGTGCACTGTaactttatatttgaatatttgatgttTGTTGTTGTtgccgagaaaaaaaaataattttagtagtgTAATAGCATACGCATTACATACAAATTGTAGATTATTAAATCtctttagaaattatttttataaaaataaattaataatttttttaatagtatttaattttgcgctagttaaattaaaaaacaaattcattattatttattagtacctatttagtatgaatatatttaggtaaaatcaattttttctacaaaaaattattattacaaaactatagttgcttcaatttttaataccttagctattgaaaataatttttatttacataaaatattaaacaggaattatctatattaattttattaagttactatttaaatttaatattttataactgttgGTTTGAGATGATAATTAGATAAGGTAATAGctactaaaatgtttttaaggccattatatttatttcaaaatgttttgttttgtaaatcaaaaattatttatttttatgataccaaaaaaaaaacaattagttaCAGAGTACAATCGAATCTAGtttataaaacgatttttttaaaattataatcatgaaCGATTAACCAACAggatttttaattctataaaaataaaagaatttagTTCGTGTATTATCATTTGGAGAATCTTATacgtgttataacttataataagaTCATTCAATCATACGTGTTATATCAttcattcatattatgtaatactgtTTGCCATTTAGAGTTACacaaaaatgcaataatgatttttttttagaaaagttttaaaacattatctaaataaatttaaaagaagaaaatatacaatatatacgacaataagtaaatttgataaattaatagataatatggCATGAAATATGAAGCATGAACATGACTAGGCGCGAGGACTTAGGACACCAGTAATCCAttggtaaattataaaaacatatcttaTGGagaaattaaactaattatacATTCATG
This region includes:
- the LOC132946091 gene encoding uncharacterized protein LOC132946091 isoform X1; the encoded protein is MADNVDDAAEQQTEAEHIALKNANGCIPEETSDLFRRVKYNVGEQSDDNERRYKPSGSRNSGDNNSNRSSNCSNDKSNNKITVENRNHVTFYKNDEPTDDDSSSGGGGCSKHHHRVHDSYASYTPTTTATDSDDSSSSSSSSDLHNQAPDGGWGWVVVFASFMVNMIADGVTFSFGVIFIEFEKYFEEGKSKTAWIGSLFMAVPLLSGPIASFLTDRYGCQKVTVIGAIIASTGFVISAFADSLFTLFITFGLISGFGLSLCYVAAVVIVAYYFDKKRSMATGLSVCGSGIGTFIFAPLNHELLSYYGWRGCTLILAGLFLNLCVFGMLMRDLPWTKERAQNEWKRKKNARLQKRRLKSTASYDRHSQHTQLPSSPTSGGGAGKDEAAVLTHPGGGVVSFLQEQDGGGDMAAQLVGRGGLLDCAAKDQRLCNSLVDLPTFVNNHEHVPLEVLEALTQKKQLYSVLVQNYPSLLIPSKSFSDSGRINESGNMSPTQGLHINQILGIQKLLDHQENKTDAASGKCNQVGIMKINNGTNIILKNGDYDWWIKKDNPQVKRLQTAYLQDIKIHRHSLTYRGAMLNINRYRLRASSCPNIYRNSMTTIAKEKHEWSAGLWELWYLLLDMMDFSHFKNMPFLLFAISNFLLYTWYDVPYVYIADLAIKKGHTNEDASYLISLIGILNMFGEILLGWAGDKAWVNANMVYAVSMVLCGLVIALVPLFGSYLSLGILSGFFGLFISANYSFTSIILVEIISLERFTNAYGVLLLVQGIANLIGPPLAGGLFDITESYDLSFYLAGLFIALSGLLLFVHPIIKKMARYRRKQTLLKSHKNKIISIASNCKKCAAIEDNVIFTPKRRASLATSV
- the LOC132946091 gene encoding monocarboxylate transporter 9-like isoform X2, coding for MADNVDDAAEQQTEAEHIALKNANGCIPEETSDLFRRVKYNVGEQSDDNERRYKPSGSRNSGDNNKNRNHVTFYKNDEPTDDDSSSGGGGCSKHHHRVHDSYASYTPTTTATDSDDSSSSSSSSDLHNQAPDGGWGWVVVFASFMVNMIADGVTFSFGVIFIEFEKYFEEGKSKTAWIGSLFMAVPLLSGPIASFLTDRYGCQKVTVIGAIIASTGFVISAFADSLFTLFITFGLISGFGLSLCYVAAVVIVAYYFDKKRSMATGLSVCGSGIGTFIFAPLNHELLSYYGWRGCTLILAGLFLNLCVFGMLMRDLPWTKERAQNEWKRKKNARLQKRRLKSTASYDRHSQHTQLPSSPTSGGGAGKDEAAVLTHPGGGVVSFLQEQDGGGDMAAQLVGRGGLLDCAAKDQRLCNSLVDLPTFVNNHEHVPLEVLEALTQKKQLYSVLVQNYPSLLIPSKSFSDSGRINESGNMSPTQGLHINQILGIQKLLDHQENKTDAASGKCNQVGIMKINNGTNIILKNGDYDWWIKKDNPQVKRLQTAYLQDIKIHRHSLTYRGAMLNINRYRLRASSCPNIYRNSMTTIAKEKHEWSAGLWELWYLLLDMMDFSHFKNMPFLLFAISNFLLYTWYDVPYVYIADLAIKKGHTNEDASYLISLIGILNMFGEILLGWAGDKAWVNANMVYAVSMVLCGLVIALVPLFGSYLSLGILSGFFGLFISANYSFTSIILVEIISLERFTNAYGVLLLVQGIANLIGPPLAGGLFDITESYDLSFYLAGLFIALSGLLLFVHPIIKKMARYRRKQTLLKSHKNKIISIASNCKKCAAIEDNVIFTPKRRASLATSV